A stretch of Lachancea thermotolerans CBS 6340 chromosome D complete sequence DNA encodes these proteins:
- the ECM7 gene encoding Ecm7p (similar to uniprot|Q2VQX1 Saccharomyces cerevisiae YLR443W ECM7 Non-essential protein of unknown function), giving the protein MLVRRVKKVASKPFENLGALDRLIQYLRLGSSLIVAVLVMVLTLGALVSPSKIFIGKLHTCLGDIAQGLFDALQQSVEAKTANYVNNGVGLTTSEILILTEYTTSQVQSSPLFVVSSMYGWCRVDNGTSSASNATFRNHTQCHTVGSTYVFNYRELMKEIGLNAILEYTYGTLDGNSYEVSKPYVEYMDKLQTTKIRMVNVLYMVGCSHMVMVFCSLWYYSIKGRSLSILKERVLVHLISLLSLVFCICAMVSAVTLATISIQLRSRIKSELHYMGISYHLGRTWFAALWLLAIFSCISCMVWSGLVWCIAEKSADSIESYELGILATTNQTQDNDEATFVDQKPQEKQTEHLKPPPQASSSQARLLDDGDGEVLRSVTTSASDYSETSHQRVVVPLSAFSL; this is encoded by the coding sequence ATGCTTGTTCGCCGGGTCAAGAAAGTTGCTTCGAAGCCGTTTGAGAATCTAGGTGCACTCGACAGATTGATCCAGTATCTACGACTAGGATCATCACTCATAGTGGCAGTCCTCGTCATGGTGCTAACTTTGGGAGCGCTGGTGTCACCCAGTAAGATTTTCATCGGAAAGCTCCATACATGTCTGGGTGATATCGCACAAGGTCTGTTCGATGCGTTACAGCAATCGGTCGAAGCCAAGACAGCAAATTACGTCAATAACGGAGTAGGGCTCACCACTTCCGAGATCCTGATTTTGACTGAATATACGACGTCTCAAGTACAGTCGTCACCGCTGTTTGTGGTATCATCAATGTACGGCTGGTGCCGAGTGGACAATGGAACGAGCTCAGCTTCAAATGCAACCTTCCGCAATCATACACAGTGCCACACCGTGGGCTCCACGTATGTTTTCAACTATAGGGAGCTAATGAAAGAGATAGGTCTTAATGCAATCCTGGAATATACCTACGGTACCCTTGATGGGAATAGCTATGAGGTCTCAAAGCCCTACGTCGAGTACATGGACAAACTGCAAACAACCAAGATCCGGATGGTTAACGTACTGTACATGGTCGGCTGCTCACACATGGTTATGGTTTTCTGCAGCTTATGGTACTACTCGATCAAGGGCCGATCGTTAAGCATCCTCAAGGAGCGGGTTTTAGTACATTTGATCTCACTTCTCTCGTTAGTTTTTTGCATCTGTGCAATGGTCTCTGCTGTGACGCTCGCCACAATCAGCATACAGCTTCGGTCAAGAATCAAGAGCGAGCTCCATTACATGGGTATCAGCTACCACCTTGGCAGGACATGGTTCGCTGCTCTTTGGCTCTTGGCGATATTCTCGTGCATATCATGCATGGTATGGTCAGGTTTGGTTTGGTGCATAGCAGAAAAGAGCGCCGATAGCATAGAGTCGTATGAACTCGGCATATTGGCGACAACTAATCAGACTCAAGACAATGATGAGGCCACTtttgttgatcaaaagcCTCAAGAGAAACAAACTGAACACCTGAAACCACCTCCCCAAGCCAGTAGCTCCCAGGCGCGTCTTCTAGATGATGGTGACGGAGAGGTGCTGCGTTCAGTGACTACTTCTGCAAGTGATTATTCCGAAACTAGCCATCAACGGGTTGTCGTGCCGCTGTCAGCGTTTAGCTTGtag
- the ORC1 gene encoding origin recognition complex subunit 1 (similar to uniprot|P54784 Saccharomyces cerevisiae YML065W ORC1 Largest subunit of the origin recognition complex which directs DNA replication by binding to replication origins and is also involved in transcriptional silencing may be phosphorylated by Cdc28p), translating to MAATPSQLNGWEIIKKDSQGRILPDDLSQRRARRRGQRQGEKEHVVIRRLQDLVEISCGDSVVMREEEVADSYSVYLVHEIRLNTMNNIVEIWAFNYLRWFEFDPKQHLVKTCRAKEMDASRISQMSPEEALDHFNKVTNKSELGLTAGLSEIYLKDFISSASILSPDEWPADGENIPFSPYRFMVRYACEPDGTSFAALDIHGLERKMLDWEAKTSYAYVKELTVTNQDKILKSYTPAFKTSDTIGARPHPLEEKTPELANQKKSSAKGAEVYGSGSESAEFQDATDDMDYVELPTETFTSKDRNIIPSKELAVRDTSSNIEDYDDGENTGNKRDSKKPDATFTPDQKVTVEEDTEEDRPLTQVKRVARSKSRSPKRRTEVEETPLPSTPRKRPNKAVGTATGGGIKKYTKKNVSRAKKAYTPFSKRFSRPEDIPDLTQLAEFNQDQIDVDAAAIESKLRSPKKQHTVETIFSKVKKQLYTSQGKDEIVKATNFEEYLPARENEFASIYLSLYSAIEAGTGTTVYVAGTPGVGKTLTVREVVKELLQSVDQDELPRFQYVEINGLKMIKPTDSYEVLWHKISGERLTSGAAMESLEFYFNKVPRNKKRPILVLLDELDALVTKSQDVMYNFFNWTTYGNAKLIVVAVANTMDLPERQLGNKVSSRIGFTRIMFTGYNYEELKTIINLRLKGLNDSYFYVDTKSGSAHIAFEDGEQPDIDTTGMQKVRLKISPDAVEIASRKIASVSGDARRALKACKRAVEIAEQDYMEKHGFAYDGKQNGTKIATQNGGDEELQKVEIAHIMKALNETVNSPVVSFIVGLSFTSKLFLYAMLNLMRKTGNHEQPLGDIVDEIRSSIEANGKNKYIVEMQRVLFNQDSELDMEQLRIISWEFLVNQLIDAGIIIKQNLKNERLSAVKFNVSTEDVKIALDQDKIMKTL from the coding sequence ATGGCAGCTACCCCCAGTCAGCTCAACGGCTGGGAAATCATTAAGAAGGACAGCCAGGGACGAATTTTGCCCGATGACCTATCACAAAGAAGGGCGCGTAGAAGGGGGCAAAGGCAGGGCGAAAAAGAACATGTTGTGATTAGAAGGCTGCAGGATCTGGTAGAAATATCGTGCGGTGACTCCGTGGTGATGcgcgaagaagaagtcgcCGACTCATACTCTGTGTACCTGGTGCACGAGATACGTCTTAACACCATGAACAATATTGTGGAAATATGGGCTTTCAATTACTTACGCTGGTTTGAGTTCGATCCGAAACAGCACCTCGTCAAAACATGCCGGGCCAAAGAGATGGACGCATCTCGTATCAGCCAGATGAGTCCAGAGGAGGCACTAGACCATTTCAATAAAGTAACCAATAAATCCGAACTGGGTCTAACAGCTGGGCTATCTGAAATCTACCTCAAAGACTTCATTTCTTCGGCCTCAATCCTTAGCCCTGATGAATGGCCCGCAGACGGCGAAAACATTCCATTTTCCCCATACAGGTTTATGGTTAGATACGCATGTGAGCCAGACGGTACTTCATTTGCTGCACTTGATATCCACGGCTTAGAACGAAAAATGCTAGATTGGGAGGCCAAGACTTCTTACGCATACGTGAAAGAATTGACTGTCACAAATCAAGATAAAATACTAAAGTCCTATACACCAGCGTTTAAGACTTCAGATACCATTGGCGCTCGGCCTCATcctcttgaagaaaaaactCCTGAGTTAGCTaaccagaagaagagctcggCTAAAGGCGCGGAAGTCTATGGCAGTGGCAGTGAGAGCGCAGAATTTCAGGATGCTACAGACGATATGGACTACGTTGAATTGCCAACAGAAACCTTTACATCAAAAGATCGCAATATAATACCGTCCAAAGAGCTAGCAGTTCGCGATACGTCATCAAACATTGAAGATTACGATGATGGGGAGAACACTGGTAACAAGCGCGATTCCAAAAAGCCTGACGCAACTTTTACGCCTGATCAAAAAGTtactgttgaagaagacaCTGAGGAGGACAGACCTCTAACACAGGTCAAAAGAGTCGCGAGGAGTAAATCGCGTAGCCCCAAGAGGCGAACagaagtcgaagaaacTCCATTACCCTCGACACCGAGAAAGAGACCTAACAAGGCGGTCGGTACTGCAACTGGAGGCGGAATAAAAAAATACACCAAGAAAAACGTTTCGCGTGCAAAGAAAGCTTACACTCCATTTTCCAAGAGATTTAGTAGGCCAGAAGATATTCCCGACTTGACTCAACTCGCAGAGTTCAACCAAGATCAAATTGATGTGGACGCTGCGGCGATCGAGAGCAAACTTAGAAGCCCAAAGAAACAACATACAGTTGAAACTATTTTTTCTAAGGtcaaaaaacagctttaCACTTCTCAAGGGAAGGATGAGATTGTCAAAGCTACAAACTTCGAAGAGTATTTACCGGCCCGTGAAAACGAATTTGCATCAATTTATTTGAGCCTTTATAGCGCCATTGAAGCTGGAACTGGCACCACTGTGTACGTTGCTGGAACACCAGGAGTGGGCAAGACTCTGACGGTGAGGGAAGTAGTCAAGGAATTGCTGCAATCAGTTGACCAGGATGAACTTCCTAGATTCCAGTACGTTGAAATAAACGGTTTGAAGATGATAAAACCTACCGATAGTTATGAGGTTTTGTGGCATAAGATATCTGGTGAGAGGCTAACCTCTGGAGCAGCGATGGAGTCGCTTGAGTTCTATTTTAATAAGGtgccaagaaacaaaaaaaggccTATACTCGTTCTACTGGACGAACTTGATGCGTTAGTGACAAAAAGCCAAGACGTAATGTAcaattttttcaattgGACAACATACGGGAATGCCAAACtgattgttgttgccgTTGCTAACACCATGGACTTGCCCGAACGGCAATTAGGAAACAAGGTGTCCTCTAGGATTGGGTTCACTAGAATCATGTTCACTGGCTACAACTACGAAGAGCTTAAAACAATCATTAACTTACGCCTGAAAGGCCTAAATGACAGCTACTTTTATGTTGATACAAAAAGCGGTAGTGCACACatagcttttgaagatggAGAGCAGCCTGACATTGATACTACGGGGATGCAAAAAGTCAGACTCAAGATATCGCCTGATGCGGTGGAGATTGCATCCAGGAAAATCGCTAGTGTAAGCGGTGACGCGagaagagctttgaagGCCTGCAAACGAGCAGTCGAGATTGCTGAACAGGATTATATGGAAAAGCATGGATTTGCTTATGACGGCAAACAAAACGGTACTAAAATTGCTACGCAAAACGGCggtgatgaagaacttcaaaaagttgaaattGCACATATCATGAAGGCGTTGAATGAAACTGTGAACTCGCCGGTAGTTTCATTTATTGTTGGGTTGTCGTTCACAAGCAAGCTTTTTCTGTATGCAATGCTCAACTTGATGAGGAAAACCGGAAACCACGAGCAACCGCTAGGCGACATAGTTGACGAGATTCGGTCTTCTATCGAGGCCAAtggcaaaaacaaatatatCGTGGAGATGCAACGAGTTCTGTTTAATCAGGACTCCGAACTCGACATGGAGCAGCTGAGGATCATTTCCTGGGAGTTCCTGGTGAACCAGCTCATAGATGCAGGAATTATCATCAAACAAAACCTTAAGAACGAACGGCTCAGCGCCGTGAAATTCAACGTGTCGACAGAAGACGTGAAGATCGCTTTGGACCAAGACAAAATCATGAAAACGCTATGA
- the SMA2 gene encoding Sma2p (some similarities with uniprot|Q04658 Saccharomyces cerevisiae YML066C SMA2 Spore Membrane Assembly), translating into MNLKTILVQKQTLICTWVILLTLVFVLLLLYLPSVSCTSVTGPRFCIPQYKVRFLDVLDEDRNLLQGLKDLLQLLSYVAVDLSSSSSMPATEDYDSINLVNTFDASNTFKINYLGFCKQQLTRSKIPAYCSNNRNGLEPVSALVRDVGIQFGIVASKNPHIMGESFVYVFKMGLSTLLASPEDFPGKESAISKYLSTRATNGGESLKSAGETFHRLEELAYWLSMMQRFCWTLGWAGLIEFFLCVIILISLLLAAPANLFGKWRKHMSWFEAMGTLLLKSLPILVLLVSFFDLLFSATWYISLKKASSHYGLTHKFYDLKLGEGFYINVCRLFFQCVILFQALRFTRNITLEVHSDEEHTEIGSPQKDLEAGSVLSSGTTV; encoded by the coding sequence atgaatttgaagactATTTTGGTGCAAAAACAGACGCTTATTTGTACGTGGGTGATTCTCCTGACGCTCGTCTTTGTGTTACTGCTACTTTATCTGCCCAGCGTATCTTGTACTTCTGTGACAGGTCCGCGATTTTGTATCCCGCAGTACAAAGTTAGGTTTCTAGACgtccttgatgaagacaGGAATCTCCTTCAAGGGCTCAAAGActtgttgcagcttctATCATATGTGGCTGTGGACCTTAGCTCCAGCAGTAGTATGCCGGCGACCGAAGACTACGATAGCATCAACCTCGTCAATACTTTTGACGCGTCTAATACCTTCAAAATTAATTATCTGGGATTCTGTAAACAGCAGTTAACCAGATCAAAAATTCCGGCTTATTGTAGTAACAATCGAAACGGTTTAGAGCCCGTATCTGCATTAGTGAGGGATGTCGGCATTCAATTTGGAATAGTGGCGTCTAAAAATCCTCACATCATGGGTGAATCTTTTGTttatgttttcaaaatgggGCTGAGCACTTTGCTGGCGTCCCCTGAAGACTTCCCCGGTAAAGAAAGCGCAATCAGCAAGTACCTCTCTACAAGAGCAACTAACGGCGGGGAGAGCCTCAAGTCAGCGGGCGAAACTTTTCATCGATTGGAAGAGCTGGCATATTGGTTGTCTATGATGCAGAGGTTTTGCTGGACTTTAGGATGGGCTGGTCTCATCGAATTTTTCCTGTGTGTCATCATACTGATATCTTTATTGCTCGCTGCCCCCGCAAACTTGTTTGGCAAATGGCGCAAACACATGTCTTGGTTTGAGGCAATGGGAACGCTTCTTCTTAAGTCGCTTCCGATTTTGGTTCTGCTTGTTAGTTTCTTTGACCTACTATTTTCTGCGACCTGGTacatttctttgaaaaaggcatCCTCGCATTACGGACTCACCCATAAATTCTATGATCTGAAGCTGGGCGAGGGATTCTACATCAATGTGTGTAGACTTTTTTTCCAATGTGTGATCCTATTCCAAGCTCTAAGGTTTACAAGGAATATAACGCTCGAAGTTCACAGTGATGAGGAGCATACTGAGATAGGATCCCCTCAAAAAGATCTAGAAGCGGGATCTGTCTTATCTTCGGGAACAACTGTATAA
- the RPS1B gene encoding 40S ribosomal protein eS1 (highly similar to uniprot|P23248 Saccharomyces cerevisiae RPS1B and uniprot|P33442 Saccharomyces cerevisiae YLR441C RPS1A Ribosomal protein 10 (rp10) of the small (40S) subunit) has product MAVGKNKRLSKGKKGLKKKVVDPFSRKEWYDIKAPSTFENRNVGKTLVNKSTGLKNASDYLKGRVVEVCLADLQGSEDHSFRKVKLRVDEVQGKNLLTNFHGLDLTTDKYRSMVRKWQTLIEANVTVKTADEYVLRVFAIAFTRRQPNQVKKACYAQSSHIRAIRKVISEILTREVQNSTLAQLTSKLIPEVINKEIENATKDIFPLQNVHIRKVKLLKQPKFDLGALMTLHGEASGEEKGKKVASGFKDEILETV; this is encoded by the coding sequence ATGGCTGTTGGTAAGAACAAGAGACTATCCAAGGGTAAGAAGggtctgaagaagaaggtcgTCGACCCATTCTCCAGAAAGGAATGGTACGACATCAAGGCTCCTTCCACCTTCGAGAACAGAAACGTTGGTAAGACCCTGGTCAACAAGTCCACCGGTTTGAAGAACGCCTCTGACTACTTGAAGGGCAGAGTCGTCGAAGTGTGTCTCGCTGACTTGCAGGGCTCCGAGGACCACTCTTTCAGAAAGGTCAAGTTGAGAGTCGACGAAGTCCAAGGCAAGAACTTGCTGACCAACTTCCACGGTCTGGACCTCACCACCGACAAGTACAGATCCATGGTCAGAAAGTGGCAAACCTTGATCGAGGCTAACGTCACTGTCAAGACCGCCGACGAGTACGTCTTGAGAGTGTTCGCTATTGCCTTCACCAGAAGACAGCCTAACCAGGTCAAGAAGGCTTGTTACGCCCAATCTTCTCACATCAGAGCCATCAGAAAGGTGATCTCCGAGATCTTGACCAGAGAGGTCCAGAACTCCACCTTGGCCCAGTTGACCTCCAAGTTGATCCCAGAAGTCATCAACAAGGAGATCGAGAACGCTACCAAGGACATCTTCCCATTGCAAAACGTCCACATCAGAAAGgtcaagttgttgaaacAACCAAAGTTCGACCTCGGTGCCTTGATGACCTTGCACGGTGAAGCCTCCGGCGAAGAAAAGGGTAAGAAGGTCGCTTCCGGTTTCAAGGACGAAATCTTGGAGACTGTGTAA
- the TEM1 gene encoding Ras family GTPase TEM1 (similar to uniprot|P38987 Saccharomyces cerevisiae YML064C TEM1 Gtp-binding protein of the ras superfamily involved in termination of M-phase GTP-binding protein RAS superfamily), with protein MSMVSGGDTPLLPHPKNTFTLKIGLIGDAQVGKTSLMVKYVENVFDEEYTQTLGVNCLSKKITLGSADILFYIMDLGGQREFINMLPLASEGAKAIIFLFDLTRPETLKSIKEWHRQATGFNEQAVPLLVGTKYDLFVNLDPEYQAQISKQSMRYAQAMDAPLIFCSTSHSINVQKIFKIVIAKLYNLTMRASEIKQIGDPLLIYKYLGSSRRPASGSSTSSSAS; from the coding sequence ATGTCTATGGTTTCTGGTGGAGACACGCCACTGCTTCCCCACCCCAAAAACACATTCACGCTCAAAATCGGGCTAATAGGCGACGCGCAGGTAGGTAAGACGTCGCTGATGGTCAAGTACGTGGAAAACGTGTTTGACGAGGAGTACACGCAGACGCTTGGCGTCAACTGCCTCAGCAAGAAGATTACGTTGGGATCTGCGGATATCCTGTTCTACATAATGGACCTGGGCGGGCAGCGTGAGTTCATTAACATGCTGCCGCTCGCGTCCGAGGGCGCCAAGGCGATTATCTTTCTTTTCGACCTCACACGGCCTGAGACGCTCAAATCCATCAAGGAATGGCACCGCCAGGCCACGGGCTTCAACGAGCAGGCGGTCCCGCTGCTCGTGGGCACCAAGTACGACCTGTTCGTCAACCTGGACCCGGAATACCAAGCTCAGATCTCCAAGCAAAGCATGCGCTATGCGCAGGCCATGGACGCTCCCCTGATATTCTGCTCTACGTCGCACTCGATCAACGTACaaaaaatattcaaaatcGTCATTGCAAAGCTCTACAATCTCACCATGCGTGCGTCAGAGATCAAACAGATAGGCGATCCGCTTCTCATATACAAATATCTGGGTAGCTCGCGCAGGCCCGCTTCTGGATCGTCTACCTCATCCAGCGCCTCCTGA
- the SEC39 gene encoding Sec39p (similar to uniprot|Q7LHI0 Saccharomyces cerevisiae YLR440C SEC39 Protein of unknown function proposed to be involved in protein secretion), with product MFKLHALTDRCIVSQHMLEEQLYVLLCCLSVRRDVSAIQKLITGWNCLSLGEILSVICVLWPELAKPTEFRKILEFASQDKHDDTGSPESLIKADEELISIVEMDPDMLRKRRDLLRALVNSRLEKLDLTISDSDWRFTFLRARVHVCNLVVTDALFYKPLWTQLTGNEYEPFHRWVSGVLKPLAHYNTRCSTSVSVAEFEGLSHAKVLGLFWDSLEGCSNQSGTGGLPASRAVLTYEILPFVNYTSCYEDFLKVVFNQDVFSFDTLLNYNIFKTIALETPVSLPNHFSEKFRGRALLILYENAFKLEELGLKSSSEHLVILSSMEGDISLFNQIDLRTLRFYSENMDTLHISNLKDIHKLASDTELAQKSYFSLMCKSLLQSDSSGAVLERIASFMHDDLIFSKLSPGEKEFIVVESLLGSGNFDVLQEFMTDSKIAIDDSVLLRFFWSFFNNAPSGSHNTRDILNARKVLTLLPKNQYTHLSDLLDVVNYLSKFSPYFSKGVPFKPSILLEFKNEPFDVISKLLELNPQLCRNLDEVFTILKKLYSGLEIHDVSPDFYDEFTRLLVLHIDFALANFDFEFAYQKTKLLLTRRNSQIFWSTVLQVGKFFDPSWPDSETPTEIIYLQLEILGNLLHICPEDEIEAVVTQWSGLELELSTRDLVSDQYSLANERSENAFKRQMLEEVSSSVSNFFSSGLKWATGDDH from the coding sequence ATGTTTAAGCTACACGCATTAACTGATCGGTGTATAGTCAGTCAACACATGCtagaagagcagctttaCGTGCTATTGTGTTGTCTCTCGGTGAGGAGGGATGTTTCAGCTATTCAGAAACTAATAACTGGTTGGAATTGCCTGAGCTTAGGTGAGATCTTGAGTGTGATTTGCGTGCTATGGCCGGAGCTGGCGAAGCCTACAGAATTTCGCAAAATACTAGAGTTTGCATCTCAGGATAAACATGATGATACAGGCTCGCCTGAGTCATTGATTAAAgcagatgaagagctcatctcaaTAGTCGAAATGGACCCAGACATGCTGCGAAAAAGAAGGGACTTGCTGCGGGCTTTGGTCAATTCGAGATTAGAGAAGCTGGATTTAACAATTAGTGATTCTGACTGGCGTTTTACATTTCTGAGGGCAAGGGTGCATGTTTGCAATCTTGTGGTAACTGACGCTCTGTTCTACAAACCATTATGGACGCAGCTTACGGGAAATGAATACGAGCCCTTCCATCGATGGGTTTCCGGTGTTTTGAAACCCTTAGCACATTACAACACTCGCTGTAGTACATCAGTATCCGTTGCAGAGTTTGAGGGTCTTTCTCATGCCAAGGTTTTAGGGCTTTTCTGGGATTCCCTTGAAGGCTGTTCTAATCAAAGTGGTACAGGCGGTCTCCCAGCTTCGAGGGCAGTTTTGACGTATGAAATATTACCGTTCGTTAATTACACTAGCTGCTATGaggactttttgaaagttgttTTCAATCAGGAcgtcttctcttttgacaCTCTCCTCAACTACAATATCTTCAAAACCATTGCATTAGAGACCCCAGTAAGTCTTCCCAATCATTTCagtgaaaaatttagaGGGCGCGCACTCTTGATATTATATGAGAATGCGTTTAAGCTGGAGGAGCTTGGCTTAAAATCGTCTAGCGAACATTTGGTCATACTGTCTTCTATGGAAGGCGATATCTCTCTCTTCAACCAGATTGATTTGCGCACCTTACGTTTTTATTCCGAAAACATGGACACACTGCATATTTCAAACCTAAAAGATATACACAAGCTTGCCAGCGATACCGAGCTTGCGCAAAAATCGTATTTCTCTCTGATGTGCAAAAGCTTGCTTCAATCAGATTCTTCCGGGGCTGTTTTAGAAAGAATTGCCTCCTTTATGCATGACGACCTTATTTTTAGCAAGCTAAGCCCAGGCGAGAAAGAGTTTATCGTCGTGGAGTCGCTTCTTGGATCCGGAAACTTCGATGTGCTACAAGAATTCATGACAGATTCAAAAATAGCCATCGACGATAGTGTACTCCTAAGGTTCTTCTGGagttttttcaataacGCACCTAGCGGGAGCCATAACACGCGGGATATATTAAATGCCAGAAAGGTATTGACacttcttccaaaaaatcaatACACCCATCTCTCTGATTTACTTGATGTCGTCAATTATCTTTCTAAATTTTCCCCCTACTTCTCGAAAGGGGTGCCATTCAAACCCTCTATACTTCTAGAATTCAAGAACGAGCCGTTTGATGTCATATCAAAACTTCTAGAACTCAACCCTCAACTATGCCGCAATTTAGATGAAGTTTTTACGATTCTAAAAAAGCTGTACTCGGGGCTTGAAATCCATGACGTATCGCCAGATTTTTATGATGAGTTCACGCgacttcttgtccttcatATTGACTTCGCCTTAGCAAACTTTGATTTCGAGTTTGCATACCAGAAAACTAAGCTACTTCTTACGCGGCGCAACTCCCAAATTTTCTGGTCAACAGTTCTGCAAGTTGGTAAGTTTTTTGACCCCTCCTGGCCTGATAGCGAAACACCAACAGAGATCATTTACTTACAGCTTGAGATTTTGGGAAACCTTCTGCATATTTGTCCTGAGGACGAAATAGAGGCGGTTGTGACACAATGGAGTGGATTGGAGTTGGAGCTCTCAACAAGGGACCTTGTTTCAGACCAATATTCCTTGGCCAACGAAAGATCTGAGAATGCGTTCAAAAGACAGATGCTAGAAGAGGTTTCTAGCAGCGTATCAAACTTTTTCTCAAGTGGGCTTAAATGGGCCACTGGCGACGATCATTAA
- the MFT1 gene encoding Mft1p (some similarities with uniprot|P33441 Saccharomyces cerevisiae YML062C MFT1 Subunit of the THO complex which is a nuclear complex comprised of Hpr1p Mft1p Rlr1p and Thp2p that is involved in transcription elongation and mitotic recombination) codes for MSSDNDGRKVERRLAVYSPDTQLNTYMNAVSELGSLCFSILVGKLDEKHELTQERLQAWKEEIQFKHSEAQMYVEFEKLKVKVENESASENIEEIKRQMESELAQIRRKNDVTRQRNEKLRAMNSHIDLVNEQLEDMHRGKSRVSATREEWERQLGRPAVESLLDSNVFDKNIVKVRDGDEREELSVVSNFSRRADELKKTNDSMKKTAQRLQVELANYKEKWAHDASLFDKITEVLKDELVKRDLFRPQGKNQADEDNDEDEDEDEDDNDLDAEAAESEQDSLSEAQNSDEEGKL; via the coding sequence ATGAGCAGTGATAATGACGGGAGGAAAGTCGAAAGACGGCTAGCAGTGTACAGTCCAGACACTCAGCTCAACACGTATATGAATGCGGTTTCGGAGCTAGGATCATTATGCTTTTCCATACTAGTGGGTAAGCTAGACGAGAAGCACGAGCTAACACAAGAAAGGCTGCAAGCCTGGAAGGAGGAAATCCAGTTCAAGCACTCGGAAGCGCAAATGTATGTGGAATTCGAGAAATTGAAGGTAAAGGTCGAAAATGAGTCCGCGTCCGAAAACATTGAGGAGATCAAGCGGCAGATGGAGTCAGAGCTAGCCCAGATACGACGCAAGAACGATGTCACAAGGCAGAGAAACGAAAAGCTGCGTGCAATGAATTCTCACATAGACCTCGTAAATGAACAGCTGGAGGATATGCACCGGGGAAAGTCCAGGGTAAGCGCGACGCGAGAGGAATGGGAGCGCCAGCTTGGACGTCCTGCCGTGGAAAGCCTTTTAGATTCCAATGTGTTCGACAAAAACATTGTTAAGGTACGAGACGGCGATGAACGCGAAGAGCTGTCAGTTGTGTCTAACTTCTCCAGACGCGCGGATGAGCTAAAGAAAACCAATGATtccatgaagaaaacagcTCAGCGGTTGCAAGTGGAACTCGCTAATTATAAGGAGAAGTGGGCCCATGACGCCAGTTTGTTCGATAAGATTACAGAGGTTCTAAAAGACGAGTTGGTCAAGAGGGATCTTTTCAGACCTCAGGGCAAGAACCAGGCCGACGAAGACaacgacgaagacgaggacgaggacgaggatGATAATGATCTGGACGCGGAGGCCGCGGAGTCGGAACAGGACTCGCTGTCGGAGGCGCAGAATTCCGACGAGGAGGGGAAGCTCTAG